GGTAGTAATAGTAAACTTACCAAAAGTATTGTTCTATACATTACATGAGATAAATCCCAAATAGGATCTTTCAATCCATGGCCAAAAGTCACTATTACAAGAACAAGTGCTAAGGCAAATAAGGCGTAATCTCTTTTCAATCCAATGATTAACAAAAAGCCAGCGATCAATTCTGCTAGAGAGGTGAAATAAGCAGAAAACAATAGAATAAAATCAGGTAATAATTCAGAGTAACTTGCTTGAAAGAAGTTTTTATAAACCGT
This genomic window from Tenacibaculum sp. 190524A05c contains:
- a CDS encoding DoxX family protein, whose amino-acid sequence is MLNKQIAVLTIRVLLGLIFFFQGYGKVFKFGLDTVYKNFFQASYSELLPDFILLFSAYFTSLAELIAGFLLIIGLKRDYALFALALVLVIVTFGHGLKDPIWDLSHVMYRTILLVSLLLLPKELDKFSVDFLIKKDK